A region of Rhodanobacteraceae bacterium DNA encodes the following proteins:
- a CDS encoding Tryptophan synthase beta chain, with protein MIDDYHAWPDAHGRFGPYGGTFVAETLIAPLEELKAAYTRLRDDPAFQWEFAEDLKHYVGRPSPIYHAKRLSEKIGGAQILLKREDLNHTGAHKINNTIGQALVARAMGKRRIIAETGAGQHGVATATVCARFGMKCAVYMGAVDIERQKINVYRMKLLGAEVIPVTSGSQTLKDALNEALRDWVTNVADTFYIIGTVAGPHPYPMMVRDFNAVVGREARAQMLERFGRLPDVLTACVGGGSNAIGLFHAFLNDRSVRIVGAEAAGEGIATGHHAASLAAGRPGVLHGNRTYVLCDDDGQITETHSVSAGLDYPGVGPEHAFLKDTGRAEYVGVTDDEALAAFHLLCETEGILPALESSHAVAQAIKLARELPQDRLILCNLSGRGDKDVHTIAKREHIEL; from the coding sequence ATGATCGACGACTACCACGCATGGCCCGACGCCCACGGCCGCTTCGGTCCCTATGGCGGCACCTTCGTCGCGGAGACGCTGATCGCGCCGCTGGAGGAACTGAAGGCCGCGTACACGCGCCTGCGCGACGATCCGGCGTTCCAGTGGGAGTTCGCCGAGGACCTGAAGCATTACGTCGGGCGGCCGTCGCCGATCTACCACGCCAAACGGTTGTCGGAAAAGATCGGCGGCGCGCAGATCCTGCTGAAGCGCGAGGATCTCAACCACACCGGCGCGCACAAGATCAACAACACCATCGGGCAGGCGCTGGTCGCGCGCGCGATGGGCAAGCGACGGATCATCGCCGAGACCGGCGCGGGCCAGCACGGCGTCGCCACCGCCACCGTGTGCGCGCGCTTCGGGATGAAGTGCGCGGTGTATATGGGCGCGGTCGACATCGAACGCCAGAAGATCAACGTGTACCGGATGAAGCTGCTGGGCGCCGAAGTCATCCCGGTGACCTCCGGTTCGCAGACGCTGAAGGACGCCTTGAACGAAGCGCTGCGCGACTGGGTCACCAACGTCGCCGACACGTTCTACATTATAGGCACGGTCGCAGGGCCGCATCCGTATCCGATGATGGTGCGCGACTTCAACGCGGTGGTGGGACGCGAGGCGCGCGCGCAGATGCTGGAACGGTTCGGGCGCCTGCCGGATGTGTTGACGGCGTGCGTGGGCGGCGGCTCCAACGCGATCGGCTTGTTCCACGCCTTCCTCAACGATCGCAGCGTGCGCATCGTGGGCGCGGAAGCCGCGGGCGAGGGCATCGCGACGGGGCATCATGCGGCCTCGCTGGCGGCCGGCCGCCCCGGCGTGCTGCACGGCAATCGCACTTACGTGCTGTGCGACGACGACGGCCAGATCACCGAAACGCATTCGGTGTCGGCGGGGCTGGATTATCCGGGCGTCGGCCCGGAGCATGCGTTCCTGAAGGACACCGGCCGCGCGGAATACGTGGGCGTGACCGACGACGAAGCCCTGGCCGCATTCCACCTGCTGTGCGAAACCGAGGGCATCCTGCCGGCGCTGGAATCCAGCCACGCGGTCGCGCAGGCGATCAAGCTGGCGCGCGAACTGCCCCAGGACAGGCTGATCCTGTGCAACCTGTCCGGGCGCGGCGACAAGGACGTGCACACGATCGCCAAGCGGGAGCACATCGAACTATGA
- a CDS encoding Acetyl-coenzyme A carboxyl transferase beta chain, translating into MSWLQKLTTPKIRTEGAPARGKVPEGVWEKCAGCGIGLYRPELERNLMVCPKCGHHHPIGARARLASFLDEGGDELDASLGPVDALKFKDSKRYRDRILAAQKATGEKDALVTVKGTLKGMPTIACAFEFSYMGGSMGSVVGEKFTRAAEAALRDRIPLVCFTATGGARMQEGLQSLMQMAKTSAALARLRDAHLPYIVVLTHPTTGGVSASLAMLGDIQIAEPKALIGFAGPRVIEQTVRETLPEGFQRSEFLLEHGAIDMICDRRELRDRVADLLAILTHRAKVA; encoded by the coding sequence GTGTCCTGGCTGCAGAAACTGACCACGCCCAAGATCCGTACCGAAGGCGCGCCCGCCCGCGGCAAGGTGCCCGAAGGCGTGTGGGAAAAGTGCGCGGGCTGCGGGATCGGCCTGTACCGGCCGGAACTCGAACGCAACCTGATGGTATGTCCGAAATGCGGCCACCACCATCCGATCGGCGCGCGCGCGCGCCTGGCGTCGTTCCTCGACGAGGGCGGCGATGAACTGGACGCGAGCCTGGGTCCGGTCGATGCGCTGAAGTTCAAGGACTCCAAGCGGTACCGCGACCGCATCCTCGCGGCCCAGAAGGCCACCGGGGAGAAGGACGCGCTGGTGACGGTGAAGGGCACGCTCAAGGGCATGCCGACGATCGCCTGCGCGTTCGAGTTTTCCTACATGGGCGGCTCGATGGGTTCGGTGGTGGGCGAAAAATTCACCCGCGCCGCTGAAGCCGCGCTGCGCGACAGGATTCCGCTGGTGTGCTTCACCGCGACCGGCGGCGCGCGCATGCAGGAAGGCCTGCAATCGCTGATGCAGATGGCCAAGACCTCGGCCGCGCTGGCGCGCCTGCGCGACGCGCACCTACCGTACATCGTGGTGCTCACCCACCCGACCACCGGTGGCGTGTCCGCCAGCCTCGCGATGCTGGGCGACATCCAGATCGCCGAACCCAAGGCGCTGATCGGTTTCGCCGGCCCGCGCGTGATCGAGCAGACCGTGCGCGAAACCCTGCCGGAAGGCTTCCAGCGCTCCGAGTTCCTGCTGGAACACGGAGCGATCGACATGATTTGCGACCGCCGCGAGCTGCGCGACCGCGTCGCCGATCTGCTGGCGATCCTGACGCATCGCGCGAAGGTGGCATAA
- a CDS encoding D-2-hydroxyglutarate dehydrogenase, whose product MDHLEVMRSIVGASNVLTGADAQAYETDWRERYRGRALAVARPGSTDEVAAIVRHCAQAGIPVVPQGGNTGLCGGATPDASGRAVILSLQRMNRVRGIDADNDTMEVETGCILQNVQQAAREAGRLFPLSLAAEGSCTIGGNLATNAGGTQVLRYGNMRELTLGLEIVTAQGNVWRGLRGLRKDNTGYDLRDLFIGSEGTLGVITAATLKLYPLPVARCTALLALDSIEAAIAMLARARTGFGAALTGFELMAGNCLQMVTRHFPQQRLPFDGAPAELPWYALLELSDSESEAHAHERFESVLGEAIEAGCVADAVIAGSLAQSQALWHLRESIPLAEKETGKSIKHDVSIPVSRMAEFVEGTNAALDEAFPGIVHVIFGHLGDGNLHYNVARGADWSEERLLSRQEEVYALVHDRVHAAGGSISAEHGIGQLKRDVLPRYKDPVEMALMHRIKAALDPQGIMNPGKVLG is encoded by the coding sequence ATGGATCATCTTGAGGTCATGCGCTCGATCGTCGGCGCGTCGAACGTGCTGACCGGCGCGGACGCGCAGGCGTACGAGACGGACTGGCGCGAACGTTACCGCGGGCGCGCGCTGGCAGTGGCGCGTCCCGGCTCGACCGACGAAGTCGCCGCGATCGTGCGCCATTGCGCGCAGGCGGGAATCCCCGTGGTCCCGCAGGGCGGCAACACCGGCCTGTGCGGCGGCGCGACGCCCGACGCTTCGGGCCGTGCCGTGATCCTGTCGCTGCAACGCATGAACCGCGTGCGCGGGATCGACGCCGACAACGACACCATGGAAGTCGAAACCGGCTGCATCCTGCAGAACGTGCAACAGGCCGCGCGCGAAGCCGGCCGGCTGTTTCCGCTCAGCCTCGCCGCCGAGGGCAGTTGCACGATCGGCGGCAACCTCGCCACCAACGCGGGCGGCACCCAGGTGCTGCGCTACGGCAACATGCGCGAGCTGACCCTGGGGCTGGAAATCGTCACCGCGCAAGGCAACGTGTGGCGCGGCCTGCGCGGTCTGCGCAAGGACAACACCGGCTACGACCTGCGCGATCTTTTCATCGGCAGCGAAGGCACGCTGGGCGTGATCACCGCGGCGACCCTGAAGCTGTATCCGTTGCCGGTGGCGCGCTGCACCGCGCTGCTGGCGCTGGATTCGATCGAGGCCGCGATCGCGATGCTGGCGCGCGCACGCACCGGCTTCGGCGCCGCGCTGACCGGCTTCGAATTGATGGCCGGCAACTGCCTGCAGATGGTGACGCGCCATTTCCCGCAACAGCGCCTGCCCTTCGACGGCGCTCCGGCCGAACTGCCATGGTATGCGCTGCTGGAATTGTCCGACAGCGAATCCGAAGCCCACGCGCACGAGCGCTTCGAGAGCGTGCTCGGCGAGGCGATCGAGGCCGGCTGCGTCGCGGACGCCGTGATCGCGGGTTCGCTCGCGCAAAGCCAGGCACTGTGGCACCTGCGCGAAAGCATCCCGCTCGCGGAAAAGGAAACCGGCAAGAGCATCAAGCACGACGTGTCGATCCCGGTGTCGCGGATGGCGGAATTCGTCGAGGGCACCAACGCGGCGCTGGACGAGGCGTTTCCGGGGATCGTGCACGTGATCTTCGGCCACCTCGGCGACGGCAACCTGCACTACAACGTGGCGCGCGGCGCAGACTGGAGCGAGGAGCGTTTGCTGTCGCGGCAGGAAGAGGTGTACGCGTTGGTGCACGACCGCGTGCACGCGGCGGGCGGTTCGATCAGCGCCGAACACGGCATCGGCCAGCTCAAGCGCGATGTGTTGCCCCGCTACAAGGATCCAGTGGAAATGGCGCTGATGCATCGGATCAAGGCGGCGCTCGACCCGCAGGGCATCATGAATCCCGGCAAGGTGCTGGGTTGA
- a CDS encoding Transcriptional regulator, LysR family — protein sequence MPRELPSLNALRAFEAAARLESASRAAAELHVTHGAVSRHIRSLEAELGTALFTREGRGLALTVAGRRLRDGAGHAFEQLRQCCSELRRGSSQAPFVLGCSGSVLARWVIPRLARMRRDLPALHLNLSVIDTLPAAGMPGLAAALLLAEPPWPKAWQARELVPERIGPVFSPRHPRSAALRKASPSALAGEALLHTASRPQAWPAWARAQRFAVGKLHYGQAFEHLYYMLEAAVSGLGVAIAPQPLVADDIAAGRLLAPWGFRATRARWVLCAPKASADPRFAVLADWLRQELSKP from the coding sequence ATGCCCCGCGAACTGCCCTCGCTGAACGCGCTGCGTGCCTTCGAAGCCGCGGCGCGCCTGGAAAGCGCGAGCCGCGCCGCTGCCGAATTGCACGTCACGCATGGTGCGGTAAGCCGGCACATCCGCTCACTGGAAGCCGAGCTCGGAACGGCCCTGTTCACCCGCGAAGGCCGCGGGCTGGCGCTGACGGTCGCGGGCCGGCGCCTGCGCGACGGAGCCGGCCACGCGTTCGAGCAATTGCGCCAGTGCTGCAGCGAACTGCGCCGCGGATCGAGCCAGGCGCCGTTCGTGCTCGGCTGTTCCGGCAGCGTGCTGGCGCGCTGGGTGATCCCGCGCCTCGCGCGCATGCGCCGCGACCTGCCGGCGTTGCACCTGAACCTGTCCGTCATCGATACGCTGCCGGCCGCCGGCATGCCCGGTCTTGCCGCCGCCCTGTTGCTGGCCGAACCGCCGTGGCCGAAGGCTTGGCAGGCGCGGGAATTGGTGCCGGAGCGGATTGGCCCGGTGTTCAGTCCGCGGCATCCGCGCAGCGCCGCGTTGCGCAAGGCGAGTCCGTCCGCCCTTGCCGGGGAAGCGTTGCTGCACACCGCGTCGCGTCCGCAGGCGTGGCCGGCGTGGGCGCGCGCGCAACGCTTCGCTGTCGGCAAACTGCATTACGGCCAGGCCTTCGAGCACCTGTATTACATGCTGGAAGCCGCGGTGTCCGGACTCGGCGTCGCGATCGCGCCGCAGCCGCTGGTGGCCGACGACATCGCCGCCGGGCGCCTGCTCGCGCCCTGGGGCTTTCGCGCCACGCGTGCGCGCTGGGTGCTGTGCGCGCCCAAGGCGTCGGCCGATCCCCGCTTCGCGGTTCTGGCGGACTGGTTGCGGCAGGAGCTGTCGAAACCCTGA
- a CDS encoding Tryptophan synthase alpha chain gives MSCRIEERFAAMRAQRRTALIPFITAGDPLPAATVDVMHALVEGGADLIELGMPFSDPMADGPVIQHADERALRNKVGIADILGWVREFRASDADTPIVLMGYLNPIAVHGIECFAQAAVDAGVDGVLVVDCPIEEDATLQPLRDAGLARILLAAPTTSDARLAQAIDTAEGYLYYVSFAGITGAAKLSAEAIRARVTDMRERARVPVAVGFGIKDAASAQAVAAFADAVVIGSALVATLAGAPDREQACARARAFLAPIRAALDA, from the coding sequence ATGAGCTGCCGTATCGAAGAGCGATTTGCGGCGATGCGCGCGCAGCGCCGCACCGCGCTGATCCCGTTCATCACCGCGGGTGATCCCTTGCCAGCCGCGACGGTGGACGTGATGCACGCGCTGGTCGAAGGCGGCGCCGACCTGATCGAACTCGGCATGCCGTTCTCCGATCCGATGGCCGACGGGCCGGTGATCCAGCACGCCGACGAGCGTGCGTTGCGCAACAAGGTCGGCATCGCGGACATCCTGGGCTGGGTGCGCGAGTTCCGCGCTTCCGACGCGGATACGCCCATCGTGCTGATGGGCTATCTGAACCCGATCGCGGTCCACGGCATCGAATGCTTCGCGCAGGCAGCAGTGGACGCCGGCGTGGACGGCGTGCTCGTCGTCGATTGTCCGATCGAGGAAGACGCAACCCTGCAACCGCTGCGCGACGCCGGCCTCGCGCGCATCCTGCTGGCCGCGCCGACCACGTCGGACGCGCGGCTCGCGCAAGCCATCGACACGGCGGAAGGCTATCTCTATTACGTGTCGTTTGCCGGCATCACCGGTGCGGCGAAATTGTCGGCGGAAGCCATCCGTGCGCGCGTCACGGACATGCGCGAACGCGCGCGCGTGCCGGTCGCGGTTGGCTTCGGGATCAAGGACGCGGCCAGCGCGCAAGCGGTCGCGGCCTTCGCGGATGCGGTGGTGATCGGTTCGGCGTTGGTGGCGACGCTGGCCGGGGCGCCGGATCGCGAACAGGCGTGCGCCCGCGCCAGGGCCTTCCTGGCACCGATCCGCGCAGCGCTTGACGCCTGA